From one Silurus meridionalis isolate SWU-2019-XX chromosome 23, ASM1480568v1, whole genome shotgun sequence genomic stretch:
- the LOC124377456 gene encoding gap junction Cx32.2 protein-like, whose translation MGDWGFLSTLLDKVQAHSTVIGKIWMSVLFIFRILVLGAGVENVWGDERSDLVCNTMTPGCENVCYDWKFPISHVRFWVMQIIFVSTPTLLYLGHAVHIIHQEDKIREMCKKTQLAITPKYTNEHGKVQIKGRLLCSYLTQLFFKIILEVAFIVGQYYLYGFVMIPQFLCSKSPCPLTVQCFMSRPTEKTIFIIFMLVVACVSLALNVLEVCYLFCCKVGRRRKSKRAVYYNATGNGLPLGAISHEAVESIKQNGMNGVIEKHWAHRSQTAAEEIQM comes from the coding sequence ATGGGAGACTGGGGATTTCTCTCGACTTTGCTGGATAAAGTGCAGGCTCACTCCACTGTCATTGGCAAGATCTGGATGAGCgtcctcttcatcttcaggatCCTCGTTCTGGGTGCAGGAGTTGAGAACGTGTGGGGAGACGAGCGATCTGATTTGGTTTGTAACACCATGACACCGGGTTGTGAGAACGTTTGCTACGACTGGAAGTTTCCCATCTCCCACGTCCGCTTTTGGGTCATGCAGATCATCTTCGTGTCCACTCCCACCCTGCTGTATCTCGGCCACGCTGTCCACATCATCCATCAGGAGGACAAGATTAGGgagatgtgcaaaaaaacccaGTTAGCAATAACCCCAAAATACACCAATGAACATGGCAAAGTTCAAATCAAGGGCAGGTTGTTGTGTAGCTACTTGACTCAACTGTTTTTCAAAATCATCCTGGAAGTTGCTTTCATCGTTGGACAGTATTACCTGTATGGTTTCGTAATGATCCCTCAATTCCTATGTTCCAAATCCCCCTGTCCACTGACAGTacagtgttttatgtccagaCCCACAGAAAAGACCATCTTCATTATATTCATGCTCGTAGTTGCATGTGTTTCCTTGGCTTTAAACGTGCTAGAAGTGTGCTATTTGTTTTGCTGTAAGGTAGGAAGACGGAGAAAATCTAAAAGAGCTGTATATTACAACGCAACAGGCAATGGTCTACCTTTAGGTGCGATAAGCCATGAAGCTGTAGAGAGCATTAAGCAGAATGGCATGAATGGAGTCATCGAGAAGCACTGGGCACACAGGAGCCAGACTGCTGCTGaagaaatacaaatgtaa